GCAAAAACACATTGTTTAATTCAATAATTTTTTGATATCCCTGCTTACTCCCTTCAAGTGAATGAAATTCAGGAGAACATCTTCGGGGTTTTGATGAAATGCATGAATATACATTGACATCCTTTGCGCATGAATTTCCTTCCTCAAGAACCAGAAGTACTCCTCCTTGCTTAAGATTTTTTTGGAACGGAGTTTTTCCGCAGCCAGGATAGCTTTAGCGGCAATTTTATTTGCCTCCTTTACCACCTCGTCTCCGGCGGCAAGCTGTTTTTTTGCAAAAGAAGTGGAATGACAATTACTGCAAATTTTTATCATATCCACTCTTAACTTACTCCATTCTTCAAATGAATTTCTGGTACTCTCGGGCGCCAGAATCGGTCCCAGCGTTTTCAATGCCCTGATTACCGGCTTCTGATATTTGGCATGCTCCTTATCTTTTTCCCCAGGTCTGATGCCGAAAAATCCCCAACTCGTCATTAACTTGTGGTCGCCGTCATTCATATGGCAGGTACTGCAGGTTGGGGCTCCGGAATCCAGACCTCTCATCTTATAAAGAGCGCCGTGTTTAGAATGGTAATAAGCCTCATAAGAAGGATGGTTTCCAATATGGCAGGGAAGACAGGCTTCCGGCTTTTTTGCTTCCTGTGCGGAAAAACGATGCCCGCCATGACAAGCATCACACTGACCTCCATCTTTTCCTGTTTCCAAATGGCAAACAGCACATGATGTTTCAAAAACTATCGGAGCATTTTTTTTAACTTTGTGCCCCATGGGAGGTATTTTTAGTGCGATTTCAGCCAAAGCGTGCTTCCCTTTTTTGAATTGAACGGCTTGCTGGAGATGACACTTTTCGCAAGTCGAAATGGCAGGCATCCGGGCTTTTAAGTAATCATCCTGGGTTTTATGCTTATTGCCATGGCAGGAGCTGCAATCAAGCCCCTTAATTGCCATCTTTGATTTTTTCCAGTCTGCAA
This is a stretch of genomic DNA from Caldisericota bacterium. It encodes these proteins:
- a CDS encoding multiheme c-type cytochrome encodes the protein MNLKVTSFLTLLIILFPLTLYSKQDSCIDCHEKQQPGLVADWKKSKMAIKGLDCSSCHGNKHKTQDDYLKARMPAISTCEKCHLQQAVQFKKGKHALAEIALKIPPMGHKVKKNAPIVFETSCAVCHLETGKDGGQCDACHGGHRFSAQEAKKPEACLPCHIGNHPSYEAYYHSKHGALYKMRGLDSGAPTCSTCHMNDGDHKLMTSWGFFGIRPGEKDKEHAKYQKPVIRALKTLGPILAPESTRNSFEEWSKLRVDMIKICSNCHSTSFAKKQLAAGDEVVKEANKIAAKAILAAEKLRSKKILSKEEYFWFLRKEIHAQRMSMYIHAFHQNPEDVLLNFIHLKGVSRDIKKLLN